The following DNA comes from Anopheles coustani chromosome 2, idAnoCousDA_361_x.2, whole genome shotgun sequence.
TTCGAGCATTTTTACGAACGCCATCAGAATGTGTCAACTGCTAGCTAGAGATGGGAACTATACCGAACCATCCTGGAACTGGATCTTTCTGTTGAATCTTGAACCCGGCATCTTATCAATTCATCACAATTTATGGAATTTACTTTCGCCAAGGGCTCCTAAATAGCTAAAGGTACACTTTGCTATATATTTCTTCAAATCTTTGTGCGGTGTAGAATAGTTGCTATTCGGCTTTACCGGTTGTGTAGGTCCTTTCCTTCCACCGAAACAGGCTCGAACCTGTTGTGGGTGCACAATGAACCGCCCCTCTCCATCTGTCAGAATCTTGTGGTTGTACAAAACGCACTGTGCGGCATATCTCGTGCTCTGGAGAAGAGTCTCAAAAAATTGGTATTTAAGTAAATTGCCATAGCGACGAACGGTTAGAATCAACTTGTTTGACGCgcaacggaaggaaaaatacgttTCCATTCAATCGAGCTCGGAGTTAGAGTTTGATCGGTAAATTTTCCATAGAATACTAGACAGCCGGAATTCTCATCCGTCGTAATCCGGGTCAGCAGTTGCGTGTAcgatcttttttcttctttactttCGCCGAGCTAGCAGGCATATTTGCAAATTCATCGACAGAATGGAGGAATACATCGACCTGTCGGGTGATGGAGGTGTACAGAAGCGCATCCTGCAGGAGGGTACCGGCGACGAGAAGCCATCGAAAGGATGCTCCGTTTCGCTGCACTACACCGGCACACTGGACGCGGATGGGAAAAAGTTCGACTCGAGCCGGGACCGTAACGAGCCGTTCCAGTTCACACTTGGCCAGGGTTCGGTGATCAAAGCGTTCGATATGGGCGTCGCATCGATGAAGCTGGGCGAAAAGTGCATCCTCAAGTGTGCCCCACAGTACGCGTACGGAAGCTCCGGTAGCCCGCCCAACATTCCGCCGAACGCGACGCTCAATTTTGAGCTGGAAATACTCGGATGGAAGGGAGAGGATCTCAGTCCCAAGTCGGATGCCGGGATTCAGCGGTTTATACTGAAGTCGGGCACGGGCAAGCGGCGACCGAATGCGGGCGGTATGGTCAAGATCCATCTCGTCGGACGTCACGAGGGTCGCGTGTTCGAAGAGCGCGATGTCGAGTTTTCCCTCGACGAGGGAAAGGAGGTTGGCGTGGTGTCCGGCATTGAGCTGGCGCTGGAAAAGTTCCACAAGGAAGAAACGAGCCGCTTGATCCTGAAGCCACAGTACGCGTTCGGAGCCGAGGGTAATGCGGCACTGGGCGTACCGGCGAACGCAACCGTCGAGTATACGGTCACATTGCAGGACTTCGAGTGTCTCGTCGAGCGTTCGATGATGTCGCAGGAGGAAATGTTGGCCCAAGCGAAGCTGCTGCGCGAAAAGGGAACCAAGTACCTGAAGGAGGAGAAGGCCGAACTGGCCCTTAAATTGTACGAACGTGCGCTGACCTACCTGTTCGATCAGTCGGCGGAAGCGGAAGCTATGAAGCTAGCCATTTACCTCAACAAAATTCTGTGCCTCCAGAAGATGAAGGACCACGATGAAGCGAAGGTCGCGGTAAGTGTCGATAAGAGCGCCGGCGACGGAAGGCGACTTATCATCCAGACTGTTATATTTATATCTTGCGGTTTTGTGGCTTCCTCTTCCCAGTGTGTTGAAGC
Coding sequences within:
- the LOC131266858 gene encoding FK506-binding protein 59 produces the protein MEEYIDLSGDGGVQKRILQEGTGDEKPSKGCSVSLHYTGTLDADGKKFDSSRDRNEPFQFTLGQGSVIKAFDMGVASMKLGEKCILKCAPQYAYGSSGSPPNIPPNATLNFELEILGWKGEDLSPKSDAGIQRFILKSGTGKRRPNAGGMVKIHLVGRHEGRVFEERDVEFSLDEGKEVGVVSGIELALEKFHKEETSRLILKPQYAFGAEGNAALGVPANATVEYTVTLQDFECLVERSMMSQEEMLAQAKLLREKGTKYLKEEKAELALKLYERALTYLFDQSAEAEAMKLAIYLNKILCLQKMKDHDEAKVACVEALNLDSKNVKALYRRGMSNLALGDLDRALQDFTAVLDIEPENKAALNQVTICKHKIKEYNDQQKKVFANMFTKFAQSDSKKAQEEQSRQPDVMKQKFGEWGDDEREHEPTRFEQENPDVIMLNDLHKQFRNM